A single region of the Novosphingobium sp. genome encodes:
- a CDS encoding GntR family transcriptional regulator has protein sequence MSLVVRTLSEQIFDILREKIVGGQLSSEQPIRQDALAAELGVSKIPLREALARLEQEGLLYSQANRGFFVRLMSSAEAEEIYALRLAIEPAAVGMAAVAANQEERDIATAALKALDEAAHHDLELVTARNRDFHMALIRPCRRELTVQLIGRLQIQAERYTYKHLEPAGRGDRAHLEHTVMLKAWLSRNAQRAEELAAAHITGTLEDLRRQFEVN, from the coding sequence ATGAGCCTCGTTGTCCGCACTCTGTCGGAACAGATATTTGATATTCTTAGAGAGAAGATCGTGGGAGGCCAGCTCAGCAGCGAACAGCCCATTCGGCAGGACGCTCTGGCCGCCGAACTGGGGGTCAGCAAGATTCCCCTGCGCGAGGCACTGGCCCGGCTGGAGCAGGAAGGGCTTCTCTATTCACAAGCCAATCGCGGCTTTTTCGTCCGCCTGATGAGCTCCGCCGAAGCCGAGGAAATCTATGCCCTGCGGCTGGCCATCGAGCCGGCGGCGGTGGGCATGGCGGCGGTGGCCGCCAATCAGGAGGAGCGCGACATCGCCACCGCCGCGCTCAAGGCGCTGGACGAGGCTGCCCATCACGATCTGGAGCTGGTGACCGCGCGCAATCGCGATTTCCACATGGCGCTGATCCGTCCCTGCCGCCGCGAGCTGACGGTGCAACTGATCGGCCGCCTGCAGATCCAGGCCGAACGCTACACCTACAAGCATCTGGAACCGGCGGGGCGCGGCGACCGCGCTCATCTGGAGCATACGGTGATGCTCAAGGCATGGCTGTCGCGCAATGCGCAGCGCGCGGAGGAGCTGGCCGCCGCGCATATCACCGGCACGCTGGAAGATCTGCGCCGCCAGTTCGAGGTGAACTGA
- a CDS encoding DUF885 family protein, with product MPARRWMPSRCPTARPIIRPRSASSPRWTCPPEQIHQIGLEEVAHIRAEMMAVMQEVHFQGDLPAFLAFLRKDPQFYVTTPQALLDRAAWIAKEFDGKAGDWFGHLPRRRFAVVPVPDAIAPFYTGGRGGPGVYLVNTWNLPSRPLYSLPALTLHESAPGHAFQMPLAAENKGLPAFRQQSYISAYGEGWALYCEKLGEEMGMYHTPYERFGMLSYQMWRAARLVVDTGLHTKGWSREQAQAYLRDNTALSDHEIETETDRYIAWPGQALSYYLGEKAIVDARARAQQALGAKFNIRAFHDMILQLGSVPLPVLQARVERFIAQGGKGPYPKEE from the coding sequence ATGCCCGCACGGCGCTGGATGCCTTCTCGCTGCCCAACGGCAAGGCCTATTATCAGGCCCAGATCCGCGAGTTCACCACGCTGGACCTGCCCCCCCGAACAGATCCACCAGATCGGGCTGGAAGAAGTCGCCCATATCCGCGCCGAGATGATGGCGGTGATGCAGGAGGTGCATTTTCAGGGCGATCTGCCCGCCTTCCTCGCCTTTCTGCGCAAGGACCCGCAATTCTATGTGACCACCCCGCAGGCCCTGCTCGACCGCGCGGCGTGGATCGCCAAGGAGTTCGACGGCAAAGCGGGCGACTGGTTCGGCCATCTGCCGCGCCGCCGCTTCGCCGTGGTGCCGGTGCCCGATGCCATCGCGCCCTTCTACACCGGCGGGCGCGGCGGGCCGGGGGTCTATCTGGTCAACACCTGGAACCTGCCTTCGCGTCCGCTCTATTCGCTGCCCGCGCTCACCCTGCATGAAAGCGCGCCGGGCCATGCCTTCCAGATGCCGCTGGCCGCGGAAAACAAGGGCCTGCCCGCCTTCCGTCAACAAAGCTACATCTCGGCCTATGGCGAGGGCTGGGCGCTTTATTGCGAGAAGCTGGGCGAGGAAATGGGCATGTATCACACGCCCTATGAGCGTTTCGGCATGCTCTCCTACCAGATGTGGCGCGCGGCAAGGCTGGTGGTGGACACCGGCCTGCACACCAAGGGCTGGAGCCGCGAGCAAGCGCAAGCCTATCTGCGCGACAACACCGCTTTGTCCGACCATGAGATCGAGACCGAGACCGACCGCTACATCGCCTGGCCTGGGCAGGCGCTCAGCTATTATCTGGGCGAGAAGGCGATTGTCGACGCGCGGGCCAGGGCGCAACAGGCGCTTGGCGCCAAATTCAACATCCGCGCCTTCCACGATATGATCCTGCAACTGGGCTCGGTGCCGCTGCCGGTGCTTCAGGCACGGGTGGAGCGTTTTATCGCGCAGGGCGGCAAGGGGCCCTATCCCAAGGAGGAGTAA